GCGACAGAGATAATTGATCGTCCGCAGGCAACAGACCTTAACGATGAGGCATTGGCAAAACTTAAGGCGGAGTTGATGGATGAGATCAGAAAATATTTTGAGCCGCTTCTCAAAAATGAAGTGGTGGCGTCGTTTCCTGTGCCGTCGAACGAGTCGGAAGAGAATGATGATGAAGATGAACCCGCAGCCGATCAGGAGGAGGAGTCATTAATCGCAAAGCTCTTGCAGGAAACGAGGTGGTAGCGTGAATGAGGATTTCTTCGTTAATCTTATAAAAGGATTTTCGGGAGGGTTGGGACTGGGAGCGACAAACCATGAAAAATTCCAACTCCGCAGAAAGAATGAGGGGGAGGTTTCGGATATACTTGGGTTGTTTGGGGAGCTGGTTGGCGGGGAAAACGGAGTTCCTTCTTCGGAGGGAGCACCACTTCCCCAAAAGGAGGCTTTGCTTTCACTTCTCTCACCGGGAGTTTTCTCCCTCTACAAAAAATACAGAGAGGGGAAGAAAAAGACGATCAAGTATGATGAACCGTGGTTATACTGGCAGAATGGATCAGGGGAGAGGGACTGGCTCGGTGACGGTTCGGGGGGTAAAATCAAAAATTCCTTCTACAAACCGAAGGTGGTCGACCGCTTCAACGAGTGGAAGGACGGAAAACAGAGGCGGGTTTATCTCTATGAAGACGGGAAACGGGAGTACCATGACTTTGAATCACCTCCCGAAAAGAGAGGTAAAAAAATGGAAATTGGCGATCCTGTGGAGTTCGAAAAAAAACTGATTCAAAGCTACAAACAGGGAAAAATAACCCTGAAAGACTATGAACTCCTGAAAAAAAGAAACAGGGAAAGGATGGCAGCCGGGTCTTTTGATCAGCCATAACGGGAAAAGAACTTTGCAGACGGTATAAATATGGGTAACTTTGTGTCTGAAAATCTTAAAATTTCGAGGAGAAAAATGAGAACTAAAGTTATCGCCGGTAACTGGAAGATGAACAACGACCTTAATGGTACTATTGAACTTATTTCGGGTATAAAAGCTGAACTGGCAAATAAAAATATCGAAGCAAAGCTTATCGTTTGTCCCCCCTTCACTTCACTTGAGACAGCCAGAGAGCTGCTGAAGGGAAGCAATGTGGGACTCGGAGCTCAGAACATGTATTTTGAAGAGAGTGGAGCATACACAGGCGAGATATCAGCTTCGATGCTGAAATCTGTCGGTGTTGAATTTGTCATTCTTGGACATTCCGAAAGGAGAACCATTTTTGGTGAGTCTGATGAAACAATCAACAAAAAAGTGAAAAAAGCTCTTGCCGCAGGTTTGAAGCCGATCTTCTGCATAGGAGAGACACTTGAAGAAAGAGAAACAGGAGTAACTTTTGATGTCATAAAAAGACAGGTCGAAAAAGGTCTTGCGGGAGTTTCTGTATCAGAGATGTCGGATGTAATTATTGCTTACGAACCCGTTTGGGCTATTGGAACGGGGAAAGTTGCCTCACCGGCTCAGGCACAGGAAGTGCATGCATTCATCAGAGGGGAACTTGTAAAACATTTTGGAAGTGAAACGGCTGAAAAAACCATCATCCAATATGGCGGAAGCGTAAAACCTGATAATGCAAGGGAGTTACTTGGTCAGCCTGACATAGATGGAGCTTTGGTGGGTGGTGCCTGTCTTAAAGCAGATTCTTTTGTTGGTATAGCTCTCTAAAAAATATCGTTTGTTTTGTGAAGGGCAGTTCCGAACGGGGTTGCCCTTTTTATTTTTAATAACCTCCTGTTACTGCTCCCACCAGTAAACCACTTTCATACTGCTGCTGACAACGCCTGTTCCTGCACCTGTTCCTGCACTCACAGCATTTCTGATTGCTTCACTCGAATAAAGCACATCTCCCGAACCGTTACCGATACAGTTTCCGGCTGAGGGGAGGGGTGACATGCTTATTACAGCACCGATTATGGTATTATGAATATGAATTATGTCGTCAGCTATGAGAACACCTTTGAAGGTACCGCTGTTCACATTTTTCATTTCTGCATTAAGAGCTGTATTATGGACAACAAGGATTCCTGTCCCGTCAATGTTGGCGGGAGTCCATGAACCACCAGAGGGAAGTTCCACATAGGTTACACCTCTAAGAGGGTAAGTCAAAGACGCCGGGTTGGTGACATACTGGCTGCCACCTGCACCACTCATTGCCACAGCTTTTAGAGTGCCTTCGGGATAACCGTTTGCCGGTCCGCCCATGATGCTGTCAGGCGATGCAGGATATCCACCCGGATAAGTCTGCAAAGTTGCGATAGTATTAAGATTTGCAGGTTTTGAGGGGGCGTAATCCACACCCGTTTTGGTTCCACCAATGG
The nucleotide sequence above comes from Ignavibacteria bacterium. Encoded proteins:
- a CDS encoding triose-phosphate isomerase — protein: MRTKVIAGNWKMNNDLNGTIELISGIKAELANKNIEAKLIVCPPFTSLETARELLKGSNVGLGAQNMYFEESGAYTGEISASMLKSVGVEFVILGHSERRTIFGESDETINKKVKKALAAGLKPIFCIGETLEERETGVTFDVIKRQVEKGLAGVSVSEMSDVIIAYEPVWAIGTGKVASPAQAQEVHAFIRGELVKHFGSETAEKTIIQYGGSVKPDNARELLGQPDIDGALVGGACLKADSFVGIAL